Proteins co-encoded in one Malus sylvestris chromosome 9, drMalSylv7.2, whole genome shotgun sequence genomic window:
- the LOC126583183 gene encoding protein TPX2-like gives MAEQEPNAPAPTATGMIVDDTYEFSAPRFFDFIKEESEDDRRKAELWFDCALAYAPSPFMPKIKAGRSFTIESMCDFGEAEQMQNVNLESSSDLKADGKSIETKPKSDIMPAVVADKSIETEPKSEIVPAEVVETIPREAKEESNISQFIVSADKSISQVDKEEDKCTSGNGSVLGTVSSNKKAVLISGKENSKPIIQVEIEACTPKPPMSYSKKHQTAKKIASMVRNPSALKQKSHLQSSQTKNIKPNSVKRETHVKNATGTPLLVQENQAIKRQKLDEGRSRQILHPKPHALPHKSKLGHTCSSAAVKKEDRKVYVREPASPFVSMAEMMKRFQSSTRDLSLPHTKPKLTLTRPKEPEFETSQRVRSVRVKSTAELEEEMMAKIPKFKARPLNKKILESPSLPAMPRSTPQPPEFHEFHLETMARANQNAETSSIASTEMSRQNNPWKPHHLTEPKTPMLHTSLRARPPRVKSSLEIEQEELERIPKFKAKPLNKKIFESKGDMGVFCNAKKHVTKPQEFHFATNERIPLQSSSVVDLLDKLSLNSELHHNPVPRNTMPNPFHLHTEERGAEKERKFITEVWHKQLEEERARVPKANPYPYTTDYPVIPPKPEPKQCTKPEPFQLESLVRHEEELQREMEERQRKEKEEAQIRVFKAQPILKEDPIPVPEKERKPLTQIQEFNLQVDHRAVDRAEFDQKVREKEMMYKRYREESEAARMVEEEKALKQLRRTLVPHARPVPNFEHPFCPLKCPREATKPKSPHLRVLQRKERRKMMINSAVSSAAAQMR, from the exons ATGGCCGAGCAAGAACCCAACGCGCCGGCTCCGACGGCGACGGGGATGATCGTCGATGATACGTACGAGTTCTCGGCTCCGCGTTTCTTTGACTTCATAAAGGAGGAGAGCGAAGATGACCGCCGCAAGGCCGAGCTCTGGTTTGACTGCGCACTCGCTTATGCTCCTTCAC CTTTTATGCCTAAGATCAAGGCTGGTAGATCCTTTACGATCGAGAGCATGTGTGACTTTGGTGAAGCAGAGCAAATGCAGAATGTG AACTTGGAATCATCATCTGACTTAAAAGCTGATGGTAAGTCTATCGAAACTAAGCCTAAATCAGACATCATGCCTGCTGTAGTTGCTGATAAGTCTATCGAAACTGAGCCTAAATCAGAGATCGTGCCTGCTGAAGTGGTCGAAACAATCCCCAGGGAAGCGAAAGAAGAAAGCAACATAAGCCAATTCATa GTCTCAGCTGATAAGAGTATTAGCCAAGTTGACAAAGAGGAAGACAAATGCACTAGTGGAAATGGAAG TGTTTTGGGTACAGTATCTTCAAATAAGAAAGCTGTTTTGATCAGTGGTAAGGAGAATAGTAAACCTATCATTCAAGTTGAAATTGAAGCTTGCACTCCAAAACCACCCATGAGTTATTCCAAGAAGCACCAGACTGCTAAAAAAATAGCAAGCATGGTCAGAAACCCATCAGCACTGAAGCAAAAAAGTCACTTACAatcatcccaaaccaaaaacatTAAACCAAATAGTGTGAAAAG AGAAACACATGTGAAGAATGCAACTGGAACTCCACTTTTAGTTCAGGAAAATCAGGCGATAAAGCGGCAGAAATTGGACGAAGGAAGATCTAGACAG ATTCTTCATCCCAAACCCCACGCATTGCCCCACAAGTCAAAACTGGGTCATACATGTTCTTCAGCTGCTGTGAAAAAAGAGGACCGAAAAGTTTATGTTAGGGAACCTGCATCACCATTTGTTTCGATGGCCGAAATGATGAAAAGGTTCCAATCAAGTACCAGAGACTTGTCATTGCCGCAT ACGAAACCCAAACTCACCTTGACTAGGCCTAAGGAGCCTGAATTTGAAACATCCCAGCGTGTTCGCTCAGTGAGAGTAAAGAGTACTGCTgagcttgaagaagagatgatggcTAAAATTCCAAAGTTTAAGGCTCGACCATTAAACAAAAAG ATTCTAGAATCCCCATCGTTGCCTGCAATGCCAAGAAGTACGCCCCAGCCACCGGAATTTCAC GAATTCCATTTGGAGACAATGGCAAGGGCCAATCAGAATGCAGAAACATCCTCGATAGCTTCAACCGAAATGTCTCGTCAG AATAATCCATGGAAGCCTCATCATCTTACTGAACCTAAAACCCCTATGCTACACACATCATTGAGGGCTCGTCCACCCAGGGTGAAAAGTTCGTTGGAAATTGAACAGGAAGAACTCGAAAGAATCCCAAAATTCAAGGCCAAGCCTTTGAATAAGAAG ATATTTGAAAGTAAAGGAGATATGGGGGTGTTCTGTAATGCAAAGAAACATGTGACCAAACCTCAGGAATTCCATTTTGCAACAAATGAAAGGATACCGCTGCAATCTTCGTCTGTTGTTGATCTACTTGATAAA CTGTCGCTAAACTCAGAGCTTCACCATAATCCAGTTCCGAGAAACACAATGCCAAACCCATTCCATCTCCACACAGAG GAAAGAGGGGCcgagaaagaaaggaaattcaTTACTGAAGTTTGGCACAAGCaattggaagaagaaagagCAAGGGTTCCAAAAGCTAATCCATATCCTTATACTACAGATTACCCTGTG ATCCCACCCAAGCCAGAGCCCAAGCAATGCACAAAACCAGAACCTTTCCAACTAGAGAGTTTAGTGAGGCATGAGGAGGAATTGCAAAGGGAAATGGAAGAGAGACAgcggaaggagaaagaagaagccCAGATAAGAGTGTTCAAGGCACAACCAATCTTGAAAGA GGACCCAATTCCTGTTCCCGAAAAAGAGCGCAAGCCTCTCACCCAAATTCAGGAGTTCAATCTCCAAGTTGATCATCGAGCTGTTGATAGAGCCGAATTTGATCAAAAGGTTAGGGAGAAAGAGATGATGTACAAGAGATACAGAGAAGAGAGCGAGGCAGCGAGAATG GTCGAGGAAGAAAAGGCACTGAAACAACTCAGAAGGACATTGGTACCCCATGCAAGGCCGGTGCCCAACTTTGAGCATCCATTTTGTCCCCTAAA GTGCCCAAGGGAAGCAACAAAACCGAAATCACCACATCTACGTGTGCTCCAGCGAAAAGAAAGACGAAAAATGATGATCAACTCTGCAGTTTCCAGCGCTGCAGCACAGATGCGATGA
- the LOC126583185 gene encoding putative E3 ubiquitin-protein ligase RING1a isoform X2 — translation MPSQKRSSPEQHSDDEDHRHHQRPKQSRPQDEHQLLQQEEEEEEEEVAVEEKDEDDEHDADSDGSASSTSQETPEFIFIQLPELRKDVHCPICLGIIKKTRTVMGCLHRFCRECIDKSMRMGNNECPACRTHCASRRSLRDDPKYDALIAALYPDIEKYEEEELAFHQEERTRNEQIQASIAKVFEQQSEALIKRRASGKDTPDSFPVRPQRNSRSSVLRRRNSRATDIQGYKDNEDDNDNDNNNMGKNLSSTDDRREVRPRRRRRRAGFRSSQPTSSLANSSGGCTENDIEGKRENHGISPGVVWSSEMLVWGRGGARSHTRHGIASGCNSKNSRSTRISKLVDYLRSLEENNDELDVHLLLVPKDTSRTPKLQQPHLCCRPSLSVKHLCEYVSHQTSLRAEEVELLEVPQSFNHISDDEELDPDSVIDPVKNDLKILQEEETLAEVRANSISCRDYLIIAYRRKEIS, via the exons ATGCCTTCACAGAAGCGTTCGTCACCAGAGCAGCACAGCGACGATGAAGACCATCGCCACCACCAACGACCCAAGCAATCTCGACCACAAGATGAACACCAACTGctgcaacaagaagaagaagaggaagaagaagaagtagcagtagaagaaaaagatgaagaCGACGAACACGATGCCG ATTCTGATGGCAGCGCATCTTCTACTTCTCAAGAAACTCCCGA ATTTATATTCATACAACTGCCAGAACTCCGTAAAGATGTACACTGTCCAATATGTCTTG GAATTATTAAGAAAACACGAACTGTAATGGGATGCCTACACAGGTTTTGCAGGGAATGTATCGACAAGTCAATGCGAATGGG GAACAATGAGTGTCCTGCTTGTCGCACACACTGTGCAAGTCGGCGTTCATTGAGAGATGATCCAAAGTATGATGCCCTAATAGCAGCTTTATATCCAGATATTGAGAAGTATGAGGAGGAG GAATTGGCTTTCCATCAGGAGGAGAGGACTCGGAACGAGCAG ATCCAAGCATCAATTGCCAAAGTTTTTGAACAACAATCAGAAGCTCTAATCAAGAGACGCGCATCTGGAAAAGATACACCAGATTCGTTTCCTGTGAGACCGCAGCGCAATAGTCGGAGTTCTGTTTTAAGGAGACGGAACTCTCGAGCCACTGATATTCAAGGATATAAAGACAATGAGGATGATAATGACAATGACAATAATAACATGGGAAAAAATTTATCTTCCACTGATGACCGGCGTGAAGTTAGGCCAAGACGGCGGAGAAGACGGGCAGGATTTCGATCCTCTCAGCCTACTTCATCTCTGGCCAATTCAAGTGGAGGATGCACTGAAAATGATATAGAAGGGAAACGAGAGAACCACGGAATTTCACCTGGTGTTGTCTGGAGCTCTGAAATGCTTGTTTGGGGGCGGGGTGGTGCCCGGAGTCACACACGGCATGGCATTGCTAGTGGTTGCAACAGTAAGAATTCTCGGAGCACTCGCATATCGAAGTTGGTTGATTATCTCCGGAGCTTAGAGGAAAATAATGATGAG TTAGATGTTCATCTCTTGCTTGTTCCTAAGGATACAAGTCGTACACCAAAGTTGCAGCAGCCACACCTTTGCTGTCGGCCGAGTTTGTCAGTGAAGCACCTTTGTGAA TATGTTTCTCACCAGACATCGTTGAGGGCTGAAGAAGTTGAATTATTGGAAGTGCCGCAGAGTTTCAATCACATTTCTGATGATGAGGAATTGGATCCGGATTCTGTGATAGATCCGGTCAAAAATGACCTGAAAattctgcaagaagaagaaacttTGGCAGAGGTTAGAGCCAATAGCATTTCTTGCAGGGACTATTTG ATTATAGCATACAGGCGGAAGGAGATTAGTTAG
- the LOC126583185 gene encoding putative E3 ubiquitin-protein ligase RING1a isoform X1 produces MPSQKRSSPEQHSDDEDHRHHQRPKQSRPQDEHQLLQQEEEEEEEEVAVEEKDEDDEHDADSDGSASSTSQETPEFIFIQLPELRKDVHCPICLGIIKKTRTVMGCLHRFCRECIDKSMRMGNNECPACRTHCASRRSLRDDPKYDALIAALYPDIEKYEEEELAFHQEERTRNEQIQASIAKVFEQQSEALIKRRASGKDTPDSFPVRPQRNSRSSVLRRRNSRATDIQGYKDNEDDNDNDNNNMGKNLSSTDDRREVRPRRRRRRAGFRSSQPTSSLANSSGGCTENDIEGKRENHGISPGVVWSSEMLVWGRGGARSHTRHGIASGCNSKNSRSTRISKLVDYLRSLEENNDELDVHLLLVPKDTSRTPKLQQPHLCCRPSLSVKHLCEYVSHQTSLRAEEVELLEVPQSFNHISDDEELDPDSVIDPVKNDLKILQEEETLAEVRANSISCRDYLVSRHKKGSCPKFIAHTVQITKCISWLNFSLI; encoded by the exons ATGCCTTCACAGAAGCGTTCGTCACCAGAGCAGCACAGCGACGATGAAGACCATCGCCACCACCAACGACCCAAGCAATCTCGACCACAAGATGAACACCAACTGctgcaacaagaagaagaagaggaagaagaagaagtagcagtagaagaaaaagatgaagaCGACGAACACGATGCCG ATTCTGATGGCAGCGCATCTTCTACTTCTCAAGAAACTCCCGA ATTTATATTCATACAACTGCCAGAACTCCGTAAAGATGTACACTGTCCAATATGTCTTG GAATTATTAAGAAAACACGAACTGTAATGGGATGCCTACACAGGTTTTGCAGGGAATGTATCGACAAGTCAATGCGAATGGG GAACAATGAGTGTCCTGCTTGTCGCACACACTGTGCAAGTCGGCGTTCATTGAGAGATGATCCAAAGTATGATGCCCTAATAGCAGCTTTATATCCAGATATTGAGAAGTATGAGGAGGAG GAATTGGCTTTCCATCAGGAGGAGAGGACTCGGAACGAGCAG ATCCAAGCATCAATTGCCAAAGTTTTTGAACAACAATCAGAAGCTCTAATCAAGAGACGCGCATCTGGAAAAGATACACCAGATTCGTTTCCTGTGAGACCGCAGCGCAATAGTCGGAGTTCTGTTTTAAGGAGACGGAACTCTCGAGCCACTGATATTCAAGGATATAAAGACAATGAGGATGATAATGACAATGACAATAATAACATGGGAAAAAATTTATCTTCCACTGATGACCGGCGTGAAGTTAGGCCAAGACGGCGGAGAAGACGGGCAGGATTTCGATCCTCTCAGCCTACTTCATCTCTGGCCAATTCAAGTGGAGGATGCACTGAAAATGATATAGAAGGGAAACGAGAGAACCACGGAATTTCACCTGGTGTTGTCTGGAGCTCTGAAATGCTTGTTTGGGGGCGGGGTGGTGCCCGGAGTCACACACGGCATGGCATTGCTAGTGGTTGCAACAGTAAGAATTCTCGGAGCACTCGCATATCGAAGTTGGTTGATTATCTCCGGAGCTTAGAGGAAAATAATGATGAG TTAGATGTTCATCTCTTGCTTGTTCCTAAGGATACAAGTCGTACACCAAAGTTGCAGCAGCCACACCTTTGCTGTCGGCCGAGTTTGTCAGTGAAGCACCTTTGTGAA TATGTTTCTCACCAGACATCGTTGAGGGCTGAAGAAGTTGAATTATTGGAAGTGCCGCAGAGTTTCAATCACATTTCTGATGATGAGGAATTGGATCCGGATTCTGTGATAGATCCGGTCAAAAATGACCTGAAAattctgcaagaagaagaaacttTGGCAGAGGTTAGAGCCAATAGCATTTCTTGCAGGGACTATTTGGTGAGTAGACATAAGAAGGGTTCTTGTCCAAAATTTATAGCACATACTGTGCAAATAACAAAATGCATTAGCTGGTTGAATTTTTCTCTTATTTAA